A portion of the Candidatus Macondimonas diazotrophica genome contains these proteins:
- a CDS encoding alpha-hydroxy acid oxidase produces the protein MWPDITRCYCIDDLRITAKRSLPKPIFDYLDGGAEDEITMRRNREVFRDYEFSPRVLRNVAQIDLSTQALGVASSMPLICAPTGMSRMFHYLGEVAVARAAHAAGIPYSLSTVSSTALEDIAQLTPGPKFFQLYVMKDRSIAHDLIERCKSAGYQGLYLTADLASLGNRERDLRNGFGRPLEIKIKTGLGALLAPLWLYRLATQPAMRLATLARYLPHDGDAVKNSEFVNEQLDPSLDWDDAIAFREQWGGPFIIKGIQCVEDARKAVEIGASAIVISNHGGRQLDMAPTALSLLPQVVDAVGDQVDVLIDGGIRRGSDVIKAVALGAKACLIGRPYLFGLAAGGEAGVSRALGLLRTEMERVMQLIGCESISALDARYIQRIERVANG, from the coding sequence ATGTGGCCTGATATAACCCGTTGCTATTGCATCGATGATCTTCGGATAACAGCCAAGCGATCCCTCCCCAAACCGATTTTCGATTACCTCGACGGCGGCGCCGAAGATGAAATCACGATGCGACGCAATCGTGAGGTCTTCCGTGATTATGAATTCTCGCCCCGAGTGCTCCGCAACGTGGCGCAGATCGATCTATCGACCCAGGCGCTCGGCGTCGCATCCAGCATGCCCCTGATTTGTGCGCCGACAGGCATGTCACGCATGTTCCACTATCTGGGGGAAGTGGCCGTCGCCCGCGCGGCACATGCGGCCGGCATCCCCTACTCACTGTCGACGGTCTCCTCGACCGCGCTGGAAGATATCGCCCAGCTGACGCCGGGGCCCAAGTTCTTCCAGCTCTACGTCATGAAAGACCGATCGATCGCCCACGACCTCATCGAGCGCTGCAAGAGCGCGGGCTACCAGGGCCTTTACCTGACGGCCGACCTCGCCAGCCTGGGCAATCGCGAGCGCGACCTGCGCAACGGCTTCGGGCGCCCACTCGAAATCAAGATCAAGACCGGCCTCGGCGCATTGCTAGCGCCCCTGTGGCTCTATCGCCTGGCCACCCAACCGGCCATGCGCCTGGCGACCTTGGCGCGCTATCTGCCGCATGATGGGGATGCGGTGAAAAACTCCGAGTTCGTCAACGAACAGCTCGATCCATCGCTCGACTGGGATGATGCCATCGCCTTTCGCGAGCAATGGGGCGGGCCCTTCATCATCAAGGGCATCCAGTGCGTCGAAGACGCCCGCAAAGCCGTGGAAATCGGCGCGAGTGCCATCGTCATCTCCAATCATGGCGGCCGCCAGCTCGACATGGCGCCGACCGCGCTGTCCCTGCTGCCCCAGGTAGTCGATGCCGTGGGCGATCAGGTCGACGTGCTCATTGACGGCGGCATCCGGCGCGGCTCGGACGTCATCAAGGCGGTGGCGCTCGGCGCAAAGGCCTGCCTCATCGGACGGCCCTACCTGTTCGGTCTGGCGGCCGGTGGCGAAGCCGGGGTCAGCCGTGCACTCGGCCTGCTCCGCACCGAAATGGAACGGGTAATGCAACTGATCGGCTGTGAATCGATCTCCGCACTCGATGCCCGGTACATCCAGCGGATCGAGCGCGTGGCCAACGGTTGA
- the thiE gene encoding thiamine phosphate synthase, whose amino-acid sequence MTERDFTWPIRGLYAITSDAPSPAALAERAAAWIAGGARVVQYRDKGRDIDRRLAEAQGLRAVCRAGGVPLLINDDVALAAAVGADGVHLGRDDADPAQARAQLGAQALIGVSCYADLARARTAVAQGADYVAFGCFFPSVTKPEAALAPIDVLRAAKAALSVPLVAIGGITPDNAPMLIAAGADLVAVIGGLCGRDPAAQARSYAQRFTAAEAASFSTGA is encoded by the coding sequence ATGACGGAGCGCGATTTCACGTGGCCGATCCGCGGGTTGTATGCGATTACCAGCGATGCACCCTCGCCAGCGGCACTGGCCGAGCGGGCCGCGGCATGGATTGCCGGTGGCGCGCGGGTGGTGCAATACCGCGACAAGGGCCGCGATATCGATCGCCGCTTGGCGGAGGCACAGGGTTTGCGGGCGGTGTGCCGCGCCGGCGGAGTGCCGCTTTTGATCAACGACGATGTGGCATTGGCGGCCGCGGTGGGCGCCGATGGGGTGCACCTGGGTCGCGACGACGCCGACCCGGCGCAGGCGCGCGCACAGCTGGGCGCGCAGGCGCTGATCGGGGTGAGCTGTTATGCGGATCTCGCCCGGGCACGAACCGCGGTTGCGCAGGGCGCCGATTACGTCGCCTTTGGGTGCTTCTTCCCGTCCGTCACCAAGCCCGAGGCCGCACTGGCGCCCATCGACGTGCTGCGGGCCGCGAAGGCGGCCTTGTCGGTGCCGCTGGTCGCCATTGGTGGCATCACGCCGGATAATGCGCCGATGCTCATCGCCGCGGGCGCCGATCTGGTGGCCGTGATCGGCGGCCTGTGCGGACGCGATCCGGCGGCGCAGGCGCGATCCTATGCCCAGCGGTTTACGGCGGCCGAGGCCGCATCTTTTTCCACAGGAGCCTGA
- the hemL gene encoding glutamate-1-semialdehyde 2,1-aminomutase, with product MPSSEALFEEAQRYIPGGVDSPVRAFRGVGGVPVFIDRAQGAYMVDAAGRRYVDYVGSWGPMIVGHAHPEVVGAVQQVAARGLSFGAPTALETQLARRVCQLMPSIEKVRFVNSGTEATMSAIRLARGATGRDRIVKFEGCYHGHADSLLVKAGSGALTLGVPTSPGVPAALAAQTLTLRYNDLSTVREAFAQWGPEIAAVIVEPVAGNMNCVPPADGFLAGLRALCDEHGSVLIFDEVMTGFRVALGGAQARYGVRPDLTTLGKVIGGGMPVGAFGGRADLMNQLAPDGPVYQAGTLSGNPLAMTAGLATLNILSQPGFFERLENMTQRLVDGLAERAAAHGIALTTHAVGGMFGLFFTDNADVRHFEEVMACDVARFKRFFHGMLARGVYLAPSAFEAGFVSAMHGEGELAATLLAADETFRALSAPVTPRGA from the coding sequence ATGCCCAGTTCCGAAGCCTTGTTCGAAGAAGCGCAGCGCTATATTCCCGGCGGTGTGGATTCGCCGGTGCGCGCCTTTCGCGGCGTGGGCGGGGTCCCGGTTTTCATCGATCGGGCGCAGGGTGCCTACATGGTGGACGCGGCGGGGCGGCGCTACGTCGATTACGTCGGCTCCTGGGGGCCGATGATCGTCGGGCATGCGCACCCCGAGGTGGTCGGCGCGGTGCAGCAGGTGGCGGCCCGGGGGCTCAGCTTCGGCGCGCCGACGGCATTGGAAACGCAACTCGCGCGGCGGGTGTGCCAACTCATGCCGTCGATCGAGAAGGTGCGCTTCGTCAACTCCGGCACCGAGGCCACCATGAGTGCCATCCGTCTGGCGCGCGGCGCCACGGGGCGCGACAGGATCGTGAAGTTCGAAGGCTGCTATCACGGCCATGCCGACAGCCTGCTGGTCAAGGCCGGTTCGGGCGCCCTGACGCTGGGTGTGCCGACCTCCCCGGGGGTCCCGGCGGCGCTGGCGGCGCAGACGCTGACCCTGCGCTACAACGATTTGTCCACCGTGCGCGAGGCTTTCGCGCAATGGGGGCCAGAGATCGCGGCGGTGATCGTCGAGCCGGTGGCGGGCAACATGAATTGTGTGCCGCCGGCCGACGGCTTCCTCGCCGGTTTGCGCGCGCTGTGCGACGAGCACGGCAGCGTGCTGATCTTCGATGAGGTGATGACCGGGTTTCGGGTGGCGCTCGGCGGTGCGCAGGCGCGCTATGGCGTGCGGCCCGATCTCACCACGCTGGGCAAGGTGATCGGCGGCGGCATGCCGGTCGGTGCTTTCGGCGGACGGGCCGATCTGATGAACCAGCTCGCCCCGGACGGTCCGGTCTATCAGGCGGGTACGCTGTCCGGCAACCCGCTGGCCATGACGGCGGGACTGGCAACGTTGAATATCCTGAGCCAGCCCGGCTTTTTCGAACGGCTGGAGAACATGACCCAGCGGCTGGTCGACGGCCTCGCCGAGCGCGCGGCGGCGCATGGGATTGCGCTGACCACCCACGCCGTGGGCGGCATGTTCGGGCTGTTCTTTACGGACAACGCGGACGTGCGCCATTTCGAGGAGGTCATGGCGTGCGATGTGGCGCGGTTCAAGCGGTTTTTCCACGGCATGCTGGCGCGTGGGGTTTATCTGGCGCCTTCGGCCTTCGAGGCGGGGTTCGTCTCGGCCATGCATGGCGAAGGCGAACTGGCGGCGACGCTGCTGGCAGCGGACGAGACCTTTCGGGCGCTCTCCGCCCCCGTAACTCCGCGCGGCGCCTGA
- a CDS encoding cation diffusion facilitator family transporter, translating to MAETTASIPNARLLRLTGLASVATAMLLILAKTAAWMLTDSIALLASLVDSMMDSAASLINLLAIRYALIPPDDEHRFGHGKAEALAGLGQAMFIAGSSVFLVLQAIERLLRPKPLDDAGIGIAVMVFSIAVTLALITLQRYTIRRTGSTAVRADSLHYVSDLAVNLSIILALLAAAAGFPALDAWAGIAIAGYILYSAWHIAQDAFHHLLDREVDGAVREAILNLAHQPEEVRGVHDLRTRQSGQQMFVQIHLEMSRDLPLWQAHRAAEWVETAVRKRFPGSDVIAHQDPWPMLPSDEELSVSLPDLHHRG from the coding sequence ATGGCTGAGACGACAGCGTCGATTCCCAATGCCCGTTTACTGCGCCTGACCGGTCTGGCCTCCGTGGCCACCGCAATGCTGCTGATTCTGGCCAAGACTGCGGCCTGGATGCTGACCGACTCGATTGCGCTGCTGGCTTCGCTGGTCGACTCGATGATGGATTCAGCCGCATCGCTGATCAACCTCCTGGCGATCCGCTACGCCCTGATCCCGCCGGACGATGAACACCGCTTCGGTCATGGCAAGGCCGAGGCGCTCGCCGGCCTCGGTCAGGCGATGTTCATTGCCGGCTCGTCGGTCTTTCTCGTCCTGCAGGCCATCGAACGGCTGCTCCGTCCGAAACCACTGGACGATGCCGGCATCGGAATCGCCGTCATGGTGTTCAGCATCGCCGTCACGCTGGCGCTGATCACGCTGCAGCGCTACACCATCCGCCGCACCGGCTCCACCGCCGTACGCGCCGACTCCCTGCATTACGTCAGCGACCTTGCCGTCAATCTCAGCATCATCCTTGCCCTGCTGGCCGCGGCCGCAGGCTTTCCCGCACTGGATGCGTGGGCGGGGATCGCGATCGCCGGCTACATCCTCTACAGCGCCTGGCACATCGCCCAGGACGCCTTTCATCATCTGCTGGACCGCGAAGTGGACGGTGCCGTACGCGAGGCGATTCTGAATCTTGCACACCAACCGGAGGAGGTACGCGGCGTGCACGATCTGCGCACCCGCCAGTCGGGGCAGCAGATGTTCGTGCAGATCCACCTGGAGATGAGCCGTGACCTGCCGCTCTGGCAGGCGCACCGGGCGGCGGAATGGGTGGAAACGGCGGTGCGGAAGCGCTTTCCCGGCAGTGACGTCATCGCCCACCAGGACCCGTGGCCCATGCTGCCGAGCGATGAGGAACTCAGCGTCTCCCTGCCGGACCTCCACCACCGCGGATAA
- a CDS encoding DNA gyrase inhibitor YacG, whose translation MTSQTPERLLRCPRCGKMTRAGDNPFRPFCSQRCKLIDLGAWLGQDYRIPAQPADPGGDAWSHPEDPEHQG comes from the coding sequence ATGACATCGCAAACGCCCGAACGGCTGCTACGCTGTCCCCGCTGCGGCAAGATGACGCGCGCCGGGGACAATCCGTTTCGCCCGTTCTGCAGCCAGCGTTGCAAGCTGATCGACCTCGGCGCCTGGTTGGGTCAGGATTACCGAATTCCAGCCCAGCCCGCCGATCCGGGCGGTGATGCGTGGTCCCACCCCGAGGACCCTGAGCATCAGGGTTGA
- the zapD gene encoding cell division protein ZapD, with product MHFEHPLNERIRKFLRLEFVLTQARHPLHGRTAWDARATLGHLLEILDTLGRSDIKSELIAELDRQSQHLERLRQRDGVDQSQLSEVITRLRQLVDRLHALPGQPGYALRHHELLTTFRQRAAIPGGAAPFDLPALHCWLNQPHEKRQLQLEHWLGEFDLLAECVETHNRLIRETARRSQEVAHQGCFEQTLDPERPYQMLRISLPSDSGLFPEISAGRHRLTLRFMHQPDLSQRVVLYRENVPFRLACCGMMS from the coding sequence GTGCATTTCGAACACCCCCTCAACGAACGCATCCGCAAGTTTCTCCGTCTGGAGTTCGTGCTGACCCAAGCGCGGCATCCGCTGCACGGGCGGACGGCCTGGGATGCGCGCGCCACGCTCGGCCATCTGCTCGAAATCCTGGATACCCTGGGCCGCAGCGACATCAAAAGCGAACTCATCGCTGAACTCGATCGCCAGAGCCAACATCTCGAGCGGCTGAGGCAGCGCGATGGCGTGGATCAGTCCCAGCTGAGCGAAGTCATCACCCGGCTGCGGCAGCTGGTGGATCGCCTGCATGCCCTTCCCGGTCAACCCGGCTACGCCTTACGCCACCATGAACTGCTGACCACCTTCCGGCAGCGCGCGGCCATTCCCGGCGGGGCAGCGCCATTCGATCTGCCCGCACTGCATTGTTGGCTCAACCAGCCGCATGAAAAACGCCAGCTTCAGCTTGAGCACTGGCTGGGGGAGTTCGACCTGTTGGCCGAATGCGTGGAAACCCACAATCGACTCATCCGGGAAACTGCGCGGCGCAGCCAGGAAGTGGCCCACCAAGGCTGTTTCGAGCAAACCCTTGACCCAGAGCGCCCCTATCAGATGCTGCGCATCAGCCTGCCCTCCGACAGCGGTCTTTTCCCGGAAATCAGCGCCGGCCGGCATCGCCTCACGCTCCGGTTCATGCATCAGCCCGATCTCTCCCAACGCGTCGTGCTCTACCGGGAAAATGTCCCGTTCCGGCTCGCCTGTTGCGGCATGATGTCATGA
- the coaE gene encoding dephospho-CoA kinase (Dephospho-CoA kinase (CoaE) performs the final step in coenzyme A biosynthesis.), translating into MFIVGLTGGIASGKSTVAERFTRLGIPVIDADALARDVVEPGQPALDQLIQTFGTDMLTPDGRLDRERLREHVFAKPEQRRALDRIMHPAIGRAMQQALQAAQGPYVILMVPLLVETGQHRLVNRVLVVDVPESVQVRRLMGRDSCDETQAKAILGAQASRDQRLAAAHDIINNEGEPATLDAAVDSLHRAYLEMATDPHARERRWQLP; encoded by the coding sequence ATGTTCATCGTCGGACTCACGGGCGGTATTGCCAGCGGCAAATCAACCGTTGCGGAACGATTCACGCGCCTTGGTATCCCGGTGATCGATGCCGATGCCTTGGCCCGCGATGTCGTCGAACCCGGCCAGCCCGCGCTCGATCAGCTGATTCAGACCTTTGGCACCGACATGCTCACCCCGGACGGCCGACTGGACCGGGAGCGACTCCGCGAACATGTCTTCGCCAAGCCCGAGCAGCGCCGCGCGCTCGACCGCATCATGCATCCCGCCATCGGCCGGGCCATGCAGCAGGCCTTGCAGGCCGCTCAGGGCCCCTATGTCATCCTCATGGTTCCGCTTCTGGTGGAAACTGGCCAGCATCGATTGGTCAACCGGGTACTGGTCGTGGATGTCCCCGAATCGGTTCAGGTCCGCCGACTCATGGGGCGCGATAGCTGTGACGAAACCCAGGCGAAGGCCATCCTCGGTGCACAGGCAAGTCGAGATCAGCGCTTGGCAGCGGCCCACGATATCATCAACAATGAAGGCGAACCTGCAACACTGGATGCAGCGGTGGACAGCCTTCATCGTGCCTACCTGGAAATGGCGACTGATCCCCATGCCCGCGAAAGGCGATGGCAATTACCCTGA
- a CDS encoding prepilin peptidase has translation MDALLNLLQARPDIRIGVFFLLGLLVGSFLNVVILRLPPRLFHRWRAEARETLALPVATGKDAEPPPGIVRPPSRCRHCGQHLRPWHNIPLLSYLALRGRCGHCGAPISLRYPLVELFTALAFAIVAWRFEIGPAALGALIFTGLLIALSGIDLDHQILPDNLTLPGMWLGLVVNLGGTFTDPVAALIGAMAGYLSLWSVYQAFRLLTGKEGMGYGDFKLLALIGAWLGWTHLPGAILIGSLLGALIGSVALHVSGRNRQTPIPFGPFLAAGGWIMLIAGDFLNRGYLNLSGMA, from the coding sequence ATGGATGCGCTGCTGAATCTCTTGCAAGCCCGACCCGATATACGTATCGGGGTGTTCTTTTTACTCGGTCTGCTGGTCGGCAGCTTCCTGAATGTCGTGATCCTGCGCCTGCCGCCCCGACTGTTCCATCGCTGGCGCGCCGAGGCGCGCGAAACGCTGGCATTGCCGGTCGCAACCGGTAAAGACGCCGAACCGCCGCCCGGCATCGTCCGTCCGCCGTCGCGCTGCCGCCATTGCGGGCAGCACCTGCGGCCATGGCACAACATCCCGCTGTTGAGCTATCTCGCCCTGCGGGGACGCTGCGGGCACTGCGGCGCGCCCATCAGCCTGCGCTATCCCCTGGTGGAACTCTTCACGGCGCTCGCCTTCGCAATCGTCGCCTGGCGTTTCGAGATCGGACCCGCTGCCTTAGGCGCTCTGATCTTCACGGGCTTGCTGATCGCGCTGTCCGGGATTGATCTGGATCACCAGATTCTGCCGGACAACCTGACACTGCCCGGCATGTGGCTCGGTCTTGTGGTCAACCTCGGGGGCACGTTTACCGACCCTGTGGCTGCACTCATCGGCGCCATGGCCGGCTATCTTTCGCTTTGGAGCGTCTATCAGGCGTTCCGGCTGCTGACCGGCAAGGAAGGCATGGGCTACGGGGATTTCAAACTCCTGGCACTGATCGGGGCGTGGCTGGGCTGGACCCATCTTCCGGGTGCGATCCTGATTGGCTCGCTGCTTGGTGCCCTCATCGGCAGCGTGGCTCTGCATGTCAGTGGGCGCAATCGCCAAACGCCGATTCCCTTCGGCCCGTTCCTCGCCGCCGGGGGGTGGATCATGCTGATTGCCGGGGACTTTCTGAATCGGGGCTATCTGAATTTGTCGGGTATGGCGTAA
- a CDS encoding type II secretion system F family protein codes for MANQAVKNALFVWEGKNKSGKIVKGMQNAPSEAVIRALLRRQGINPTTIKKQNNRASSRRKQKIRPVDIAIFSRQLATMIGAGVPLVQALDIVARGNDNFAMRELILSIRASIEGGSSLSEALAAHPVQFDDLFVNLVGAGEKSGALETLLDKIATYKEKAEAIKAKVRKALTYPTVVTIVAFVVTGILLYFVVPQFEGLFGSFGADLPAFTRLVINLSEFVRTWWWAILGSIGAIAAVLRYFNRTSPKFRRRRDQLLLRVPVIGRILHKAALARFTRTLSTMFAAGVPLVEAMESVAGATGNILFQEAVMTMREQVATGQQLHLSMQERMDLFPNMAIQMIAIGEESGSLDEMSAKVAEFYEAEVDNLVDNLSTLLEPLIMAILGVLVGGLVTAMYLPIFQMGNVI; via the coding sequence ATGGCCAATCAAGCCGTCAAAAACGCCCTGTTCGTCTGGGAAGGCAAGAACAAAAGCGGCAAAATCGTCAAGGGAATGCAGAATGCGCCCAGCGAAGCGGTCATCCGCGCGCTGCTGCGCCGCCAAGGCATCAACCCGACCACGATCAAAAAACAGAACAACCGGGCCTCCAGCCGGCGCAAGCAGAAGATTCGCCCGGTCGATATCGCGATCTTCTCCCGCCAGCTGGCCACCATGATCGGCGCGGGGGTGCCCCTGGTGCAGGCGCTGGACATCGTGGCGCGGGGCAATGACAACTTCGCAATGCGCGAACTCATCCTCAGTATCCGCGCCTCCATCGAAGGCGGCTCCTCTCTCTCCGAAGCCCTTGCTGCACATCCCGTCCAGTTCGACGATCTATTCGTCAATCTGGTGGGCGCCGGCGAAAAATCCGGCGCGCTGGAAACCCTGCTGGACAAGATTGCCACCTACAAGGAAAAGGCCGAAGCCATCAAGGCCAAAGTTCGCAAGGCACTGACCTATCCGACCGTGGTGACGATCGTGGCGTTCGTGGTCACCGGCATTCTGCTCTATTTCGTGGTCCCGCAATTCGAGGGGCTGTTCGGCAGCTTTGGGGCGGATTTGCCCGCCTTCACGCGGCTGGTCATCAATCTGTCTGAATTCGTCCGGACATGGTGGTGGGCGATCCTGGGATCCATTGGCGCCATCGCAGCCGTCCTGCGCTACTTCAACCGGACGTCCCCAAAATTCCGGCGCCGGCGCGACCAGTTGCTGCTGCGCGTACCGGTGATCGGCAGAATTCTTCACAAGGCGGCGCTGGCCCGATTCACACGCACGCTGTCCACCATGTTCGCGGCCGGGGTACCCCTGGTGGAAGCCATGGAATCGGTCGCCGGCGCAACCGGCAACATCCTGTTCCAGGAAGCCGTCATGACCATGCGCGAGCAGGTGGCCACCGGCCAGCAGCTGCACCTGTCCATGCAGGAGCGGATGGACCTCTTTCCCAACATGGCCATCCAGATGATCGCCATCGGCGAAGAATCCGGCTCACTGGACGAGATGTCTGCCAAGGTCGCGGAATTCTATGAGGCCGAGGTGGATAATCTCGTGGACAATTTGAGCACATTGCTGGAACCGCTGATCATGGCCATTCTCGGCGTGCTGGTCGGCGGCCTGGTCACGGCGATGTATCTGCCGATCTTCCAGATGGGGAATGTGATTTGA
- the pilB gene encoding type IV-A pilus assembly ATPase PilB, which yields MALSSLSPSRLSGLARRLVQSGLLTDEAALRALEEAAASRQALVVYLYEHKLVGERELARMVAEEFGTPVIDLTALDLRNMPMRLVDEKLLRRHQVLPIFVRGHRLYVAMSDPTNQQALDDIAFATRKQAVGLISEHTQLLEMLDKALDAHDARLTALADADLEKLDVQGGDAAASVTEPDVDDAPVVRFINKILLDAVNKGASDIHFEPYEQFYRIRRRQDGILYDINRPPVTLGMRLAARLKVMARLDIAERRVPQDGRIKLKLSKQRAIDFRVSTCPTLWGEKIVLRILDATSAQIGIDSLGFEPHQKAIYLKTLSKPQGMILVTGPTGSGKTVTLYTGLNILNTTDRNISTAEDPVEINLPGINQVNVNPRIGLDFANSLRAFLRQDPDVIMVGEIRDLETAEIAIKAAQTGHMVLSTLHTNDAPQSLERLINMGVAPFNIASSVHLIIAQRLARRLCRHCRTRMEVPRDALLQLGFLPEELDELVIYGPKGCEHCTDGYKGRVGIYQVLPVSPAIGRIIMDGGNSLDIAKQAAEEGVIDLRRAGLNKVKEGLTGLEEIHRVTID from the coding sequence ATGGCCCTTAGCTCCCTCAGCCCTTCTCGCCTGTCCGGTCTGGCACGCCGCCTGGTGCAATCGGGTCTGCTCACCGACGAAGCAGCGCTGCGTGCCCTGGAAGAGGCCGCCGCCAGCCGACAGGCTTTGGTGGTCTATCTCTATGAACACAAACTGGTAGGTGAGCGCGAACTGGCGCGGATGGTGGCGGAGGAATTCGGTACGCCGGTGATCGATCTCACGGCGCTCGATCTGCGCAACATGCCCATGCGCCTGGTCGATGAAAAACTGTTGCGCCGGCATCAGGTCTTGCCGATCTTTGTGCGCGGCCACCGCCTGTACGTCGCCATGAGCGATCCGACCAACCAACAGGCACTGGACGACATCGCCTTTGCGACCCGCAAGCAGGCCGTGGGACTCATCAGCGAGCACACGCAACTGCTCGAGATGCTCGACAAGGCCCTGGATGCCCATGATGCACGCCTGACCGCGCTGGCCGATGCCGATCTCGAAAAACTCGATGTCCAAGGCGGCGACGCGGCAGCCAGCGTCACCGAACCGGATGTGGACGACGCGCCGGTCGTGCGGTTCATCAACAAGATTCTGCTCGATGCCGTCAACAAGGGCGCCTCCGACATCCACTTCGAACCATACGAGCAGTTCTACCGCATTCGCCGGCGTCAGGACGGCATCCTGTACGACATCAATCGCCCGCCGGTGACGCTCGGCATGCGCCTGGCTGCCCGTCTCAAGGTCATGGCGCGGCTGGATATCGCCGAACGGCGCGTCCCGCAGGACGGTCGCATCAAACTGAAACTATCCAAACAGCGCGCCATCGATTTTCGTGTCAGCACCTGCCCCACCCTTTGGGGAGAGAAGATCGTGCTGCGTATCCTGGACGCCACCAGCGCCCAGATCGGCATCGATTCCCTCGGTTTCGAACCGCATCAGAAGGCGATCTATCTCAAGACCCTGTCCAAACCACAAGGCATGATTCTGGTTACCGGCCCGACCGGCAGCGGCAAAACAGTCACCCTCTATACGGGTCTGAACATCCTCAACACCACCGACCGCAATATCTCGACGGCCGAAGACCCCGTCGAAATCAATCTGCCCGGCATTAACCAGGTCAACGTGAACCCGCGCATCGGTCTGGACTTTGCCAATTCCCTGCGCGCTTTCCTGCGTCAGGACCCGGATGTGATCATGGTCGGGGAAATTCGCGATCTCGAAACCGCGGAAATCGCCATCAAGGCTGCGCAGACCGGCCACATGGTGCTTTCCACCCTGCATACCAACGACGCGCCGCAGAGCCTGGAACGGCTCATCAACATGGGCGTGGCTCCGTTCAACATCGCCTCATCGGTCCACCTGATCATCGCCCAGCGGCTGGCGCGGCGATTGTGCCGTCATTGCCGGACACGGATGGAGGTTCCGCGGGATGCCCTGTTGCAGCTGGGTTTCCTGCCGGAAGAACTGGATGAACTGGTGATCTATGGGCCTAAAGGTTGTGAACACTGCACCGATGGATACAAGGGGCGAGTCGGCATCTATCAGGTTCTGCCGGTGTCCCCGGCCATCGGTCGCATCATCATGGACGGCGGCAATTCACTGGATATTGCCAAACAGGCCGCCGAGGAAGGCGTCATCGACCTGCGCCGCGCCGGCTTGAACAAAGTCAAGGAAGGGCTCACCGGTCTCGAAGAAATCCATCGCGTCACCATCGACTGA
- a CDS encoding RNA pyrophosphohydrolase: protein MIDVDGFRPNVGIMLANAKHELLWARRIGQNAWQFPQGGIDPGENAEQALFRELREEIGLTAGDVQILGCTRGWLRYYLPKRFIRRNAWPRCIGQKQVWFLLRLTAAEDRVRLDLGPKPEFDHWRWVPYWHPVNEVVFFKRRVYRRALQELEPLLTGANGGFVGTRRPRNPA, encoded by the coding sequence GTGATCGATGTCGACGGCTTTCGTCCCAATGTGGGGATCATGCTGGCCAATGCCAAGCATGAACTCCTGTGGGCTCGTCGCATCGGCCAGAACGCTTGGCAGTTCCCCCAGGGCGGCATCGATCCGGGAGAGAACGCAGAACAGGCGCTGTTCCGTGAACTACGCGAAGAGATCGGGTTGACCGCCGGAGACGTCCAGATACTCGGCTGCACGCGCGGTTGGTTGCGCTACTACCTGCCCAAGCGCTTCATCCGCCGCAACGCCTGGCCGCGCTGCATCGGGCAGAAACAGGTCTGGTTCCTGTTGCGGCTCACGGCCGCCGAAGATCGTGTCCGACTGGATTTGGGACCCAAACCCGAATTCGATCATTGGCGTTGGGTGCCCTACTGGCACCCAGTCAATGAAGTCGTTTTCTTCAAGCGGCGCGTCTACCGCCGCGCCCTGCAGGAACTCGAACCTTTGCTCACCGGCGCCAATGGCGGCTTCGTCGGTACCCGCCGACCCCGAAATCCGGCCTGA